From a region of the Budorcas taxicolor isolate Tak-1 chromosome 9, Takin1.1, whole genome shotgun sequence genome:
- the VGLL2 gene encoding transcription cofactor vestigial-like protein 2 isoform X2, whose protein sequence is MSCLDVMYQVYGPPQPYFAAAYTPYHQKLAYYSKMQEAQECNASPSNSSGSGSSSFSSQTPASIKEEEGSPEKERPPEAEYINSRCVLFTYFQGDISSVVDEHFSRALSQPSSYSPSCTSSKATRSSGPWRDGSYPMSQRSFPASFWNSAYQTPVPAPLGSPLAAAHSELPFAAAAAADPYSPAALHGHLHQGTAEPWHHAHPHHAHPHHPYALGGALGAQAAAYPRPTAVHEVYAPHFDPRYGPLLMPAASGRPARLAPAPAPAPGSPPCELSAKGEPASAAWAAPGGPFASPAGDVPGGLGLSVDSARRYSLCGASLLS, encoded by the exons ATGAGCTGTCTGGATGTTATGTACCAAGTCTATGGTCCTCCCCAGCCTTACTTCGCAGCCGCCTACACCCCCTACCACCAG AAACTAGCCTATTATTCCAAAATGCAAGAAGCCCAGGAGTGCAACGCCAGCCCCAGCAACAGCAGCGGCAGTGGCAGCTCCTCCTTCTCCAGCCAAACTCCGGCTagtataaaagaagaagaaggcagCCCGGAGAAAGAGCGCCCACCAGAGGCGGAGTACATCAACTCCCGCTGCGTCCTTTTCACCTATTTCCAGGGAGACATCAGCTCCGTTGTAGACGAGCACTTCAGCAGGGCCCTGAGCCAGCCTAGCAGCTATTCCCCAAGCTGTACAAGCAGCAAAGCCACGCGGAGCTCCGGGCCCTGGCGGG ACGGCTCCTACCCCATGAGCCAGCGCAGCTTCCCCGCCTCGTTCTGGAACAGCGCTTACCAGACGCCGGTGCCCGCACCGCTGGGCAGCCCACTGGCCGCAGCGCACTCGGAGCTGCccttcgccgccgccgccgccgccgacccCTACTCGCCGGCCGCGCTGCACGGCCACCTGCACCAGGGCACGGCTGAGCCCTGGCACCACGCGCACCCGCACCACGCGCACCCGCACCATCCGTACGCGCTGGGCGGCGCCCTCGGAGCCCAGGCCGCCGCCTACCCGCGGCCCACCGCCGTGCACGAGGTCTACGCGCCGCACTTCGACCCGCGCTACGGGCCGCTGCTGATGCCCGCCGCCTCCGGGCGTCCGGCCCGCCTCGCGCCAGCCCCGGCCCCCGCGCCCGGCAGCCCGCCCTGCGAGCTCTCCGCCAAGGGCGAGCCGGCCAGCGCCGCGTGGGCCGCGCCCGGGGGACCCTTCGCGAGCCCCGCGGGGGACGTGCCCGGGGGTCTGGGCCTCAGCGTCGACTCAG CTCGTCGTTACTCCCTCTGTGGTGCATCCCTCCTGAGCTGA
- the VGLL2 gene encoding transcription cofactor vestigial-like protein 2 isoform X1 yields MSCLDVMYQVYGPPQPYFAAAYTPYHQKLAYYSKMQEAQECNASPSNSSGSGSSSFSSQTPASIKEEEGSPEKERPPEAEYINSRCVLFTYFQGDISSVVDEHFSRALSQPSSYSPSCTSSKATRSSGPWRDGSYPMSQRSFPASFWNSAYQTPVPAPLGSPLAAAHSELPFAAAAAADPYSPAALHGHLHQGTAEPWHHAHPHHAHPHHPYALGGALGAQAAAYPRPTAVHEVYAPHFDPRYGPLLMPAASGRPARLAPAPAPAPGSPPCELSAKGEPASAAWAAPGGPFASPAGDVPGGLGLSVDSGKRERGCGIPGPLLPCAPNWAEPGSPFSSAWRPQ; encoded by the exons ATGAGCTGTCTGGATGTTATGTACCAAGTCTATGGTCCTCCCCAGCCTTACTTCGCAGCCGCCTACACCCCCTACCACCAG AAACTAGCCTATTATTCCAAAATGCAAGAAGCCCAGGAGTGCAACGCCAGCCCCAGCAACAGCAGCGGCAGTGGCAGCTCCTCCTTCTCCAGCCAAACTCCGGCTagtataaaagaagaagaaggcagCCCGGAGAAAGAGCGCCCACCAGAGGCGGAGTACATCAACTCCCGCTGCGTCCTTTTCACCTATTTCCAGGGAGACATCAGCTCCGTTGTAGACGAGCACTTCAGCAGGGCCCTGAGCCAGCCTAGCAGCTATTCCCCAAGCTGTACAAGCAGCAAAGCCACGCGGAGCTCCGGGCCCTGGCGGG ACGGCTCCTACCCCATGAGCCAGCGCAGCTTCCCCGCCTCGTTCTGGAACAGCGCTTACCAGACGCCGGTGCCCGCACCGCTGGGCAGCCCACTGGCCGCAGCGCACTCGGAGCTGCccttcgccgccgccgccgccgccgacccCTACTCGCCGGCCGCGCTGCACGGCCACCTGCACCAGGGCACGGCTGAGCCCTGGCACCACGCGCACCCGCACCACGCGCACCCGCACCATCCGTACGCGCTGGGCGGCGCCCTCGGAGCCCAGGCCGCCGCCTACCCGCGGCCCACCGCCGTGCACGAGGTCTACGCGCCGCACTTCGACCCGCGCTACGGGCCGCTGCTGATGCCCGCCGCCTCCGGGCGTCCGGCCCGCCTCGCGCCAGCCCCGGCCCCCGCGCCCGGCAGCCCGCCCTGCGAGCTCTCCGCCAAGGGCGAGCCGGCCAGCGCCGCGTGGGCCGCGCCCGGGGGACCCTTCGCGAGCCCCGCGGGGGACGTGCCCGGGGGTCTGGGCCTCAGCGTCGACTCAGGTAAGCGGGAGAGGGGATGTGGCATCCCCGGGCCCCTCCTGCCCTGTGCCCCCAACTGGGCTGAGCCGGGGAGCCCGTTTAGTTCTGCTTGGAGACCCCAGTGA